A single Lactuca sativa cultivar Salinas chromosome 8, Lsat_Salinas_v11, whole genome shotgun sequence DNA region contains:
- the LOC111900592 gene encoding TMV resistance protein N isoform X1, producing the protein MASSSSPPSALVFSSQSWKYDVFLSFRGEDTRNTFVGHLYSALEQEGIYTYKDDETLPRGETICPSLMKAIEESQIAVIVFSKNYGDSSWCLDELAHIMKCRDTKGQVVMPIFYDVDPSEVRKQKRKYGEAFAKHELEKKTKVESWRKALVDASNISGWEPQHIANGHEAKGIKQIVLEISQSLQPVTSSLDENLIGMAARLQGLKLELEIGSGGVRMVGIWGVGGGGKTTLAYSIYDEICSKFDGCCFVENIREESGRYGLGKLKEKVLSEMEVNRVRGGRCLINNRFRHRKVLIVLDDVDNLDQLKALAGSHDWFGEGSRIIITTRDKHLLTAHKVNVIHNISLLSGDEAIKLFCKHAPRDNRPVVDYEHLSRKVVSYAGGLPLALTVLGSFLCDKDINEWKSTLVRLKEIPDTDIVGKLKISFDGLKPIEKELFLDIACFFRGYPEDGAMKSLDACGFHPVIGVKVLIQKALITISNERFDMHDLVQEMGHYIVRGENPNNPEKHSRVWKREDVWKICSMDATTELDMIEAIRLEFGTKGQLQRYKHLPPIVANTKNLRWIEWEGDLASPLLSNFPQRTLRHLVLYNSLQKQLWEGYKLLPNLKTIELWDLDNLIMTPDFEGLPNLETFKLAGCSYLEEIHQSMGCLERLVFLSVGSCWRLKMFPPITRVKKLETLTFFDCPELFKVSEIQPNMENLPLLHLDDSGNEVASYIESCPNLFFVICWRCGCSNLPGVECCVEEPSLPHNNMKPCLRDNNMKHIGLRFFPKDLRNLNLSYCNLGDEEISSAVCELPNLQELNLSENSFSHLNFSLFQLPRLKLLNVSYCKGLVELSKLPSSIAVVIADGCTSLESIILISDCKWLWHVSLKGENKVCDGDLLLDSMLQGNAIEDHFINISLQHQIPKVFVGRLFRGTTLTLHLPDDLYNFCGFLVCLVTKIKGPDINIIMKQEVDEDSVFGRIMHEPNEATEPEYEGTKTYVGYVSFGSLRHTAFSNSSYNMISVSTYRESYVGAELVPRKSKGGEMQATDTSEIWDDELDYRPPFTIKYDSKSFIDILWRP; encoded by the exons AtggcatcatcatcatctcctcCTTCTGCCCTGGTCTTTTCTTCTCAGTCATGGAAGTACGATGTTTTTCTTAGCTTTAGAGGAGAAGACACTCGAAATACTTTTGTGGGTCATCTCTACTCTGCTCTTGAACAAGAAGGTATCTACACTTACAAGGATGACGAAACACTTCCCCGAGGCGAAACGATCTGCCCATCTCTTATGAAGGCTATTGAAGAATCACAGATAGCCGTCATCGTATTTTCAAAAAACTATGGCGATTCGTCCTGGTGTCTGGATGAACTTGCACATATTATGAAATGTAGGGATACGAAAGGCCAAGTTGTTATGCCTATATTTTATGATGTGGATCCCTCTGAAGTACGAAAACAAAAACGGAAATACGGAGAAGCATTTGCCAAACATGAGTTGGAGAAGAAGACCAAGGTTGAATCTTGGAGAAAAGCACTTGTGGATGCAAGTAACATTTCTGGATGGGAACCCCAACACATTGCGAACGG GCATGAAGCAAAAGGCATCAAACAAATTGTATTGGAAATTTCACAGAGTTTGCAGCCAGTAACTTCAAGTTTAGATGAGAACCTGATCGGAATGGCAGCTCGCTTGCAAGGTTTGAAATTGGAGTTAGAAATTGGGTCAGGTGGTGTTCGAATGGTTGGAATATGGGGAGTTGGAGGTGGTGGTAAGACTACTCTTGCATATTCTATTTATGATGAAATTTGTAGCAAGTTTGATGGTTGCTGCTTTGTTGAAAATATTCGAGAGGAATCAGGCAGATATGGTTTgggaaaattgaaagaaaaagttCTTTCAGAAATGGAAGTAAACAGAGTTCGAGGAGGAAGATGCTTGATAAATAATAGGTTTCGCCATAGAAAGGTCTTGATTGTTTTGGATGATGTCGATAACCTTGACCAACTGAAAGCATTAGCTGGATCACATGATTGGTTTGGTGAAGGAAGCCGAATAATAATCACAACCCGAGATAAGCATTTATTAACTGCCCACAAAGTAAATGTCATACACAATATTAGCTTGTTAAGCGGTGATGAGGCCATTAAGCTCTTTTGCAAGCATGCACCCCGGGATAACAGACCAGTAGTAGATTATGAGCATCTTTCAAGAAAGGTGGTCTCTTATGCTGGTGGGCTTCCATTAGCACTTACAGTTTTAGGTTCATTTCTGTGTGACAAAGACATTAATGAGTGGAAGAGTACATTAGTGAGACTGAAGGAGATCCCAGATACTGATATTGTTGGAAAGCTAAAAATCAGCTTCGATGGACTTAAACCAATTGAGAAAGAGCTGTTCCTAGATATTGCATGTTTTTTTAGGGGGTATCCCGAAGATGGTGCAATGAAGAGCCTTGATGCTTGTGGTTTTCATCCTGTTATAGGAGTGAAGGTGTTGATACAAAAGGCTCTCATAACCATTTCGAATGAAAGGTTTGATATGCATGATCTGGTGCAAGAAATGGGACACTACATTGTTAGAGGGGAAAACCCTAACAATCCTGAAAAGCATAGTAGAGTTTGGAAGAGGGAAGATGTTTGGAAAATATGCTCTATGGATGCAACAACG GAACTAGACATGATTGAAGCAATAAGACTTGAATTCGGTACTAAGGGTCAGTTACAAAGGTATAAACATCTTCCTCCGATTGTTGCAAACACGAAGAACCTTAGGTGGATTGAATGGGAAGGTGATCTTGCAAGTCCATTGCTTAGCAACTTTCCACAAAGAACACTTCGTCATCTAGTATTATATAACAGCTTGCAGAAACAACTTTGGGAGGGTTATAAG TTGCTGCCAAATTTGAAGACAATTGAACTTTGGGATTTAGATAACCTAATCATGACACCAGATTTTGAGGGACTTCCAAATCTTGAAACATTCAAGCTTGCTGGATGTTCATATTTAGAAGAGATTCATCAATCGATGGGATGTTTGGAGAGGCTTGTTTTCTTATCTGTAGGAAGTTGTTGGAGACTTAAGATGTTTCCACCAATTACCCGAGTAAAGAAACTCGAGACCCTTACATTCTTTGACTGCCCTGAACTTTTTAAGGTCTCAGAGATCCAACCGAACATGGAGAATTTACCACTTCTTCATTTGGATGACAGTGGGAATGAAGTTGCATCCTACATAGAATCTTGTCCAaacttattttttgttatttgttgGAGGTGTGGTTGCAGCAATCTTCCTGGTGTAGAATGTTGTGTAGAGGAGCCTTCTTTACCTCACAACAACATGAAGCCTTGTTTACGTGACAACAACATGAAACACATAGGGTTGAGGTTTTTTCCCAAGGACTTGAGAAATTTGAATCTTAGCTACTGTAATTTGGGAGATGAAGAAATTAGCTCTGCTGTTTGTGAGTTACCCAACTTGCAAGAACTTAATCTAAGCGAAAATAGTTTTTCACATTTAAATTTTAGTCTCTTTCAACTTCCTCGGCTCAAATTGCTCAACGTGTCTTATTGCAAAGGACTTGTAGAATTGTCAAAGCTGCCATCAAGTATAGCTGTTGTTATAGCGGATGGTTGTACATCACTTGAAAGTATTATACTTATTTCAGACTGCAAATGGTTGTGGCATGTCTCACTTAAGGGGGAGAACAAAGTCTGTGATGGTGACTTATTACTAGACTCCATGCTCCAG GGAAATGCTATTGAAGATCATTTTATCAATATCAGTCTTCAACATCAGATTCCAAAGGTGTTTGTGGGTAGGCTGTTTAGGGGGACAACACTTACACTACATCTTCCTGATGATTTGTACAACTTTTGCGGGTTCTTAGTATGCCTTGTCACCAAAATAAAAGGACCGGATATTAATATAATTATGAAGCAGGAGGTAGATGAAGATTCTGTATTTGGGCGTATAATGCATGAGCCTAATGAAGCAACAGAGCCTGAGTATGAGGGAACAAAGACATATGTAGGATATGTTTCCTTTGGTTCATTGAGACACACCGCATTTTCAAATTCATCTTACAATATGATTTCAGTTTCCACATACAGAGAAAGTTATGTTGGAGCTGAGCTTGTTCCTAGGAAAAGCAAAGGTGGTGAGATGCAAGCAACAGATACCTCAGAAATTTGGGATGATGAACTCGATTATAGACCGCCGTTTACGATAAAATATGATTCAAAATCTTTTATCGACATTCTATGGCGACCTTAG
- the LOC111900592 gene encoding disease resistance protein Roq1 isoform X2, translating into MASSSSPPSALVFSSQSWKYDVFLSFRGEDTRNTFVGHLYSALEQEGIYTYKDDETLPRGETICPSLMKAIEESQIAVIVFSKNYGDSSWCLDELAHIMKCRDTKGQVVMPIFYDVDPSEVRKQKRKYGEAFAKHELEKKTKVESWRKALVDASNISGWEPQHIANGHEAKGIKQIVLEISQSLQPVTSSLDENLIGMAARLQGLKLELEIGSGGVRMVGIWGVGGGGKTTLAYSIYDEICSKFDGCCFVENIREESGRYGLGKLKEKVLSEMEVNRVRGGRCLINNRFRHRKVLIVLDDVDNLDQLKALAGSHDWFGEGSRIIITTRDKHLLTAHKVNVIHNISLLSGDEAIKLFCKHAPRDNRPVVDYEHLSRKVVSYAGGLPLALTVLGSFLCDKDINEWKSTLVRLKEIPDTDIVGKLKISFDGLKPIEKELFLDIACFFRGYPEDGAMKSLDACGFHPVIGVKVLIQKALITISNERFDMHDLVQEMGHYIVRGENPNNPEKHSRVWKREDVWKICSMDATTELDMIEAIRLEFGTKGQLQRYKHLPPIVANTKNLRWIEWEGDLASPLLSNFPQRTLRHLVLYNSLQKQLWEGYKLLPNLKTIELWDLDNLIMTPDFEGLPNLETFKLAGCSYLEEIHQSMGCLERLVFLSVGSCWRLKMFPPITRVKKLETLTFFDCPELFKVSEIQPNMENLPLLHLDDSGNEVASYIESCPNLFFVICWRCGCSNLPGVECCVEEPSLPHNNMKPCLRDNNMKHIGLRFFPKDLRNLNLSYCNLGDEEISSAV; encoded by the exons AtggcatcatcatcatctcctcCTTCTGCCCTGGTCTTTTCTTCTCAGTCATGGAAGTACGATGTTTTTCTTAGCTTTAGAGGAGAAGACACTCGAAATACTTTTGTGGGTCATCTCTACTCTGCTCTTGAACAAGAAGGTATCTACACTTACAAGGATGACGAAACACTTCCCCGAGGCGAAACGATCTGCCCATCTCTTATGAAGGCTATTGAAGAATCACAGATAGCCGTCATCGTATTTTCAAAAAACTATGGCGATTCGTCCTGGTGTCTGGATGAACTTGCACATATTATGAAATGTAGGGATACGAAAGGCCAAGTTGTTATGCCTATATTTTATGATGTGGATCCCTCTGAAGTACGAAAACAAAAACGGAAATACGGAGAAGCATTTGCCAAACATGAGTTGGAGAAGAAGACCAAGGTTGAATCTTGGAGAAAAGCACTTGTGGATGCAAGTAACATTTCTGGATGGGAACCCCAACACATTGCGAACGG GCATGAAGCAAAAGGCATCAAACAAATTGTATTGGAAATTTCACAGAGTTTGCAGCCAGTAACTTCAAGTTTAGATGAGAACCTGATCGGAATGGCAGCTCGCTTGCAAGGTTTGAAATTGGAGTTAGAAATTGGGTCAGGTGGTGTTCGAATGGTTGGAATATGGGGAGTTGGAGGTGGTGGTAAGACTACTCTTGCATATTCTATTTATGATGAAATTTGTAGCAAGTTTGATGGTTGCTGCTTTGTTGAAAATATTCGAGAGGAATCAGGCAGATATGGTTTgggaaaattgaaagaaaaagttCTTTCAGAAATGGAAGTAAACAGAGTTCGAGGAGGAAGATGCTTGATAAATAATAGGTTTCGCCATAGAAAGGTCTTGATTGTTTTGGATGATGTCGATAACCTTGACCAACTGAAAGCATTAGCTGGATCACATGATTGGTTTGGTGAAGGAAGCCGAATAATAATCACAACCCGAGATAAGCATTTATTAACTGCCCACAAAGTAAATGTCATACACAATATTAGCTTGTTAAGCGGTGATGAGGCCATTAAGCTCTTTTGCAAGCATGCACCCCGGGATAACAGACCAGTAGTAGATTATGAGCATCTTTCAAGAAAGGTGGTCTCTTATGCTGGTGGGCTTCCATTAGCACTTACAGTTTTAGGTTCATTTCTGTGTGACAAAGACATTAATGAGTGGAAGAGTACATTAGTGAGACTGAAGGAGATCCCAGATACTGATATTGTTGGAAAGCTAAAAATCAGCTTCGATGGACTTAAACCAATTGAGAAAGAGCTGTTCCTAGATATTGCATGTTTTTTTAGGGGGTATCCCGAAGATGGTGCAATGAAGAGCCTTGATGCTTGTGGTTTTCATCCTGTTATAGGAGTGAAGGTGTTGATACAAAAGGCTCTCATAACCATTTCGAATGAAAGGTTTGATATGCATGATCTGGTGCAAGAAATGGGACACTACATTGTTAGAGGGGAAAACCCTAACAATCCTGAAAAGCATAGTAGAGTTTGGAAGAGGGAAGATGTTTGGAAAATATGCTCTATGGATGCAACAACG GAACTAGACATGATTGAAGCAATAAGACTTGAATTCGGTACTAAGGGTCAGTTACAAAGGTATAAACATCTTCCTCCGATTGTTGCAAACACGAAGAACCTTAGGTGGATTGAATGGGAAGGTGATCTTGCAAGTCCATTGCTTAGCAACTTTCCACAAAGAACACTTCGTCATCTAGTATTATATAACAGCTTGCAGAAACAACTTTGGGAGGGTTATAAG TTGCTGCCAAATTTGAAGACAATTGAACTTTGGGATTTAGATAACCTAATCATGACACCAGATTTTGAGGGACTTCCAAATCTTGAAACATTCAAGCTTGCTGGATGTTCATATTTAGAAGAGATTCATCAATCGATGGGATGTTTGGAGAGGCTTGTTTTCTTATCTGTAGGAAGTTGTTGGAGACTTAAGATGTTTCCACCAATTACCCGAGTAAAGAAACTCGAGACCCTTACATTCTTTGACTGCCCTGAACTTTTTAAGGTCTCAGAGATCCAACCGAACATGGAGAATTTACCACTTCTTCATTTGGATGACAGTGGGAATGAAGTTGCATCCTACATAGAATCTTGTCCAaacttattttttgttatttgttgGAGGTGTGGTTGCAGCAATCTTCCTGGTGTAGAATGTTGTGTAGAGGAGCCTTCTTTACCTCACAACAACATGAAGCCTTGTTTACGTGACAACAACATGAAACACATAGGGTTGAGGTTTTTTCCCAAGGACTTGAGAAATTTGAATCTTAGCTACTGTAATTTGGGAGATGAAGAAATTAGCTCTGCTGTTT GA